Genomic DNA from Anoplopoma fimbria isolate UVic2021 breed Golden Eagle Sablefish chromosome 22, Afim_UVic_2022, whole genome shotgun sequence:
TTTCAAGCATCCACCAGCAGCTATGAGAGTCTTTTTTGGAAACACAGCCAGCAGAAAGACGGACGTGTCCgcatggagacagacagagtgaggacaATAAGAGGCCTGAgtctctgactgactgacagcgCTCCTGTTGGCCACTGAGGTGATTAGAGGGTAAAACCTCCGCAGGCTTAAGCAACAAGAGTGATTAGGACAGACAATAATAACTCAGACTGTTGGTCACTTTTACACTCTGCTGTTCACTTTAAATGGGACAAATCCtcattttttaatgaactaaaagcattaaaatctccaacaacaacaaacagcctTTTGCTTCCCACACTATGGATACTTTATACGAGTGCTAGTACTTTTCCGTAACTATGaattaaagttttttctttaaataccaCTACTAGTATTCACTGTTTGAGCCGAGATTAATTTAATCTTAAAGCGATTACACCTCCTAAACCACTAATGAAGACACATCGTTATGATACAATCTATGTGATtatgaaatattgttcttttaagGTTTAAGTGGATGGATGTCTCTCATGCTGGTGACATTTACCCCTTAAACCGTGCAGAGAACCCAACAATACATCACATATATAATGCCTCAAGATCACCACATTTAGGTTTCATGTGCCTCATAAACTCTCCAGATAACCAACAACCCAGCAATTAATGCACAAAACACACCCTCATGCCCACAGAGCACTAGTGCATGAGTAGTGCTAGACAGTACAGAGTTGAGGGTTAGGTTGCACAGTGACAGGAGGACATGGAGTCCTGCTGAAAGACGAGAGTACCTTCTCCTGCGCTCTGGTGAGCCTCTTCTGGACACTGATGGCCAGTTTCCCAGCGGTGACCCCTTTCCCCATTTCGGCCATGTCTGGAGGCTTGGAGGGCTCCCCGGCGGTGTCAGGagcagtgaagaagaggagagacagagggggacaCGTCGCTGACGGAGACCCTACTCTGGAACCGACGGTGCGTAAAAGCCTTCCTTGGCTGGCTGCGCGTAAACCTAATCCGGTGACAGCTTCTTAAAGGTGCAATGCGTAATTGAATCTGGTTTAtgtgagacaaaacaaaaaccacacAAGAAGCAGGTGGAGTTTGTGACAGATTCGCAGATCTGCCTGTTCTCACTGTTAAAGTGATGGAGATATGGAGAGATATTAGGTTTCCTCCTCAGGGTTCCTCTTAAAGGCGCAGCGGGTTGGTATTATTAGCAGACATCTGTTGCATACTTTACGCACGGCCTTATTTATGCACACAGAGTCAGATGTGAGGGCTAAATCAGTCCATGGGAGGCTCCTGGAGATGTCAGTGATGGTGCGTTCACGTGTCGGCAGGTCACCCACACCTGTCATCAGGTGTCCAGGTGTCCAGGtataaatgaataacaacacGCGGCTCATTTccatataatttaatttaaaaaataaatctttttcttttcatatctCTTCACCCAAAATAACTTCTTAAACATTATTGGATTTCTGTAAACAaataacacataaatacactATGATTTGTTCTAAAATCTCTGTATTAGAGCAGTAATGTTACATAGAATATGACACACCAGTGGACTTCACTATGAAACTAAATCCCTTCAATATTTACCTTTACACACCACTAATTAACCCATTATTATTCAGAGTTTAATGGGATTTAATGGGGTTATAATATGATTGTTAAACTTAATTATCTGCATGTTCTGAGtgataaataaaccaataaCTTTCCCCTTAATTTAGACATCACATCTGACATATTTGACAAATCACATTATAGATTTAAGGTGTTGTTCAGGTTTGTTCATGTGaatttgatatttaaaaggCAATTCTATTGATAAATGAATGGATTGTATTATATAAAGGGATTTCTTATGGGTTTTCTGCACAGATTAAGGGATGTTTGAGGGGTACAAACCCTTAATTTACAGTGTATCTTaaactttcattttcaattaagaTGAAAGTTCAGGGATTGCTTTCATACCGTGTGGTATTTAACAGTAACAGTGATTCAATTAAGGTGTATTTTATTGTGGTAATTCATTGtgatataatattgtatatctAATGGAATACCTGCATTGTTGAAGTGATAAAAAGACCCACAAAAAATCCCTCAAATTATACCTTAAAAGtgcctttatttttcattttgtaggAATTTCAAGGATGTGTTTTTAACCATTTGAATCTATGAagaaaacccatttaaaaatccATTAATTTATGGTATATATACCTCAAAATATGCTATTAAATACCTGAATACTGTGTAAGAATCCCTTGAAACATCAGTACTTCACACCTGAAAATGTTCCAGACCTCTAAATCCCAACCTTATGACACTTTAAGATGATAGCTAAtgtgtaaagtgtgtttttaagagTAGATTAAGGGATTATTAAGGGATTATTGTTTCACTTAAAGTCTTTTAACTCCGAGTGTTTTCTCACTCTTTAGTTCATCTGTGTCAGTTCACAGCTGCTTCTTCCCTCCTTGTCCCGCCTTAAAAAAACTCCCATCATGCCTCAGCAGGAACCCAGACGATCTGGTCTGGTGGGACATCATGGTCCTGTACAGGCTCGTAGTCCCAGTTAAAAAAAGCGTCCACCCATGTGACCTTGTCCCAGTCCTCACCTGTCGTCCTGAGCCACGCCCAGCGGGTGGAGGCGCCCCGAGTCCAGCAGCATCCCCCCCAGCCAGTGTAAAAGCCGGGAGTACCAGTGGATCCCGTCCCCGTGGCTCCAAGTGGAACCAGTCCAGCTGTGGATCAGCCGGAGCGGCGAGAAGGCCCAGTGAGCCAGAGAGTGCTGGTCCACCACGGCGTAGCAGGACGCCACCACGCCGTCCACCACCAGCGTCCCCTGCTGGGTGAGCGGTGCGAACGCCCCCCTGCCCTCAGTCATGCTGACCCGTGTGATCCGGGACAGACGCCCCCGACCCGCCTCACCCTGCGACACCAGCACGCACTGTCCCGGCTGGGCGTCACTGGCGTACATGGTCCTGAGGGCGCTGTGGGACGCCGGGGCCCCCTCTGAGCAGTTCCCCTCGGTCACGAAAATCAGGTGGGCGGCCGTGAGCGAGAGGCGGGCTCCGGCCTCCGTGTGGAGTGTGTAGAAGAGCTTCCAGGTCACGGGGTCGCGGTCCAGGAAGACCAGAACCTCGCTGTAAACCAGCTCTCCGTCGCTGCCCGCCGACGCCAGGACTCGCTCGCCAGGTCGCAGGTCAACGATGGACTTCTGAACGCCGCTCGCCAACGTCACCGAGGCCTCGCCGGGGAAACAACCTCCAGATTTAGCTGCCACGGAGTGATCTGAAGATGGACAGAGAGACCGAGACGAGGAggtcaaacaggaagtccacATTCCTCAAGTATGGAAGctcaaaaatgaattattataatGTTGAGATGATataaacaattaagataagagagataagataagataatcctttattagtcccgcagcggggaaatttgcaggcttacaacagcgtagagtaaagacAGCGTAGAGTTAATAGATATCATCTAATATTTTTAAGTTAGTGAGTCACAATTTGACTTCCCATCTCATAATTGTGAGTTGATTCAAAATCACACTATTTAAATTTTATATCCTGCTAATTTTTACCTAAAATGTCTCATTGGgtttaaaaagtcaaacttttgACCGatgatataatattttatttatttaacaaagtcAGAATGTCTTGTAATTTTAAAAtcaatgatttcatttattatctaACATTTCATACTTTCTGacttaaaaatgtgtgatttttaaataattttatttcaccattagtatttccatttttctgtGTTATTGTCTAGGCAAGAAAGAGCTTCCATACAAAAAGACTTAAGCACACAATCAAATCTTCCCAATCCCTTTAGctaaatattgattttattctCTGGACATAAAGGAACAATAAGCAGATAAAAGCTgcagaatgagtgtgtgtgtgtgtgtgtgtgtgtgtgtgtgtgtgtgtgtgtgtgtgtgtgtgtgtgtgtgtgtgtgtgtgtgtgtgtgtgtcactggaGAACCGTCTCAAGTCTATCTGGGATAAATATTTGGGTAAAGTAGGAAAGCGAAGGCCAGGTGATAAGATAAGTcacctggaggaggaaggagcagaGCAGGAGAACCAGCCGGCAGGTTAATCATCTGAGGAGCAGACACATGACTCAACTGCAGGACTTTAAAATGTCTCGCCCACGTTTAAAAACGCTCCGTGTGACCTGAAGCGTCAGCTCTTTTAAAACTAGTTTAAAGGATTTCAAACTATAaacatttatgtctttttaagtAAGTCAGGAActtgtgatatttattttaaatacagtttatataaaatgttataattttttattttataatttaacaaagaatgcattttcatgtttttaatataattatatattttttttatatattttcatatatatgtattttttattattctaaaaataaaaataaaaaataaaataaaaaaataaatgtgaagaaGAGATTAAGCTtctcataaaatattttattacatgttGGTCTTTCATTCCTTGCGAGAGATTAATGGATTTGAATTCTAATTCTGAAGCTTCATTTTACAGACACTGCTCTCCATTATCAAAGAAAAAGAACCCTAAATAGTTTgatctgtaaataaaaaactaaaattaataTCGTTCTCATCTTGTTGAATTAAATCAGCATAAGTCTGAGGTGAAATTATGACCAACAGGGTCCTGGTGCTTtgctgccccctagtggttGCTTTCTCAGCTGCCCCACTTTAAGTGTCTTTAAGGAGGATTTGGGGGaatttgttggattttttttccttcagctgTCTTCCCAACAACGACTTCTCtcttttgaggattttttttaaccaaaaagggagaatattctttaaaaaaaaggagaaattaaacacaaaataccaACTTGATTGGTTGCCCTTCTGATCAAGTCAAGGACTGGGCCCTCGCAACCCGATCtgggagtgaaggagagaaaaagggagggaaaggagagaTAAAGtaggaaaaggagaagaaagaggaaaatctCAGTTACCACAAATGTGTGAAGGAGGCGTTTAAACTCTGAAGACCGTGTGACTTTCAGCACATTATGAACAGACTGAGTGGAATATGTGGAACCTTAACGTGAATATGTGTCTGCAGACCTCAGCAGATGATTTAGTACTTTGTATTAACATGCAGTCTATACGTGGATATGTGTTCTGGATAAAGGAGATCCTCAGTGCTCCGGAGTCTCCCACATGATTTATAGACACTACATACTAATTATTTCAACTTTCTCTCCaagaaatcatgtttttttgtgacattttagtACTTTCGGTGGCTTTAAATACTACAGTACCCATGAGCCTCGGCTGGTGTTGCCATGGAGAAGAAGATAGTTAGAGCAGCAGCAAATAAAAGATTAGAATGAGGAACAGAAACCAGCTTCATATCTGCCAAATTCATCCAAAATAATCCAGGGATTGTATCTTTAGCTTCAGCTCACCATAAGCAGAGTTTCAAGCTCTGTGATTGGATGATTCTcagtgaaatgcattctgggaaccgtatttttttaatgcaggtgTTAATGATTCAACCAGGAGAGTTTTATGTGCATTAAAGTAGTTTTGCTCCATGAAGAACTTCCAGTCTTCATCCTCTTTTCTACACATTCCTACTCTGTGATGGGCTGAAACGTTGGGTGAGTGGCAGATGAGACAGATGGataaaaaggggaaatataAAAGCTGGAAAGCGCCAAAAGATAGTTAAGATGCAAGCAGGAGGAACGTTAGTGGTGAGGGATGGAGGAAGAAAAGGCTCGAGGTGAATTCAGCCTTCAGAGGAATGTTTTTGAGTCCATTAACTGAATCTAAATATACATGTTACTCAGGGTTAAAGCTTCCAGATTAGTATATCTTTAGAGCTGACTATAGGATGAAGACCAGTTCGGTCCCAGTACACGCTGAACATCAGCGGCTGAAAAGATGCTCCACACTGGGAGTTTGTGTCCTACATGAGTTTCGCTTcaagctacaaaaaaaagacaaaaaaagggtCTCAagttgactttttaaagatcTTCTCCAAATGCTTCGAACCAGCAACTTAAGTTGCACTGAAGGAATATTTAGCAGATATTATTagctttacatttcttttaattaaagatGTGTTTGTTCTTTGGAATAAGAGGAATATAGACGTGATTATTAGGAGGCGGGGTTTGGAAAGGGGGGGATGCATttgttaaacttttaaaatgagtGTGAGATAAATGAGATGCAGCTTCTTTTCTGATGTAACAACCTCTTCTCAAAGACGTCCTGAGGCTCtccatataaaaataaaaccccgTTGTGGCTCACCTGACTTGACGCTGCAGTGGATGTGGGCCTTGGACTCGTAGTAGACCCAGTCGAACCCGGCCTCCACCGCCAGCCGTGCCAGCATGGCGTACTTGTTGCGGTCTCGGTCCGAGGTGGTGATGTCCACGGCCCGGCCCTCGTAGTGCAGAGACTCCTCCGAGTGGTGGCCGTCCTCGTCCCAGCCCTCGGTGACCCGCAGACGGACCCCGGGCCACAGGTTCATCACCGAGATGGCCAGAGAGTTCAGCTTGTCTTTGCAGCgctgaggaaaaacacacacggCTGTTTCATACGTatgcaatcaaacacacactgcaaacaataaaataaaaggtagGTTTCCATGGAGACGTTCTCCTGCCTGGAGTACAATCCTCCGTCTTCATCTGAACAATCAGaacgcttttattttggaaaaccTGAAGAAACGTCTTCCTCATTGTGACTAAACGAGAGTTATTGTGGTTTTAACTGAGAGTTTATTTATTAGAAACCTCGTCCATGTTGTGAAATGACATCCtgacttaaagctagggtgggcgattttggagaaaacagccgttgagattccgtcgcgtgctctctggcctctccctgccacgctacctgctgtagctcctcccaccgaacgtcagttatgcgcgttcatgtgaattcagttacattgataggaagacgaacagtcccacagccaataagaacggagaatcggagcctcgctctgattggtcaaagtgtacatgagcggtggcaatttttgggtgcggcccacagaggcaggggagagcaaagttatgagcagatattctcagagcacttcacctacatatagctgactggctattaggacagttttgccaaatattacagtaaagaaattacccaccctagctttaatgcACCAACTCACTGTGAGCTGcttattaaaactaaataataaagctgttttgaatttaaaaggaatTTACAGGATgaaaatcagtgtgtgtgtaataaaacgtttaaaagaaatgtaatgctTGATTTGTATGAAATCATTTATAGTTTATGGTTTGATTTATGATCGCAGGCGGCAGACTTGACCTTTGAACTTCCACTGCTGCTGCAGTCTGAACCCgaacttttaaactttaaaaaaagtccacttcaccccctcttcctcccccgccATCGTCTGTGGCTTCAGccttcccacaatgcaccccTGCTTGTCCCAGCTCCGATGTTTGCTCTGTGTGGTGAGGGAAGGGAGGCGAGgtagaggatggatggaggggtgaaggggggtggggggtgctACATGAACAAGAGGTCCTCAGGGTCCCTCTAAACCTGGACTCCGGTCCGGGTGAGCAAACAGAAGGTGAGAGGGCCGATTGAAGGACTCTGCTCGGCCCCATAAATCCTCCAGTCAGCTCCGTTAATCTCATCCAGTGTGACGcctcacacacacctggtcTGATGGTTTCAATTAAAGGGGAgcatttgtttgaataaaagaaGGTCAGATTGTCCTTAAGAGGGCGCTGCTGGTCTTTAAACTCAAACGTGTCAAGAAACAAAGTTTGGATAACTTAAACAGGATGATAACGTCACAGATATAAGCCTTTTTCTCAGAAGCGTATAGCAGGAGAATGAGCTGGAATGTTTGGTTTAAAGAGGAAGTAATATGActgaaatgaatatgaatatttaaaaaatataagaatGAGCTgacaaatggagaaaaaaggTCAGAAATATCAAATTTTGACACAATATCTCAGTCGGCCCTCCTCTTACTTTATCCTCAGAGGCGTACATTAGCCTGATGAGGGCGCTGTTTCCCATTAACGTGATATTACATGACATGAACCAATAACATCTTATTTCTACACCAATTGGTCCAATTTGAGACCATTTTAACAGGATGATGAGTCCAGATATGTTGGGCTGCATGAGTTAAACATTTGGATTTCCCAGTCAACACTTGAATCATGGCACAGATCTGCCAAAACACTTGAAAGTTTGTGGTTTTTCCTGGAAGATTAATCTGAAGGCAActtttctgattctgatttaaaCAAATACGTTCCAAGGTCTTGATCCAAACAAGAAAGATGTGATTTTATTCACTTCTTTAGGTCGTTTCCAAACTTCTTCTTTGATTTGATGAAACttgtatttgtaaaatgttttaaataaggTAGAAAGAACCCCATAAAAGCTCGTAAATGTTTAAATTCAGAGAAGACCAAGAGGGAAGTTTTATTGCACTTGACTAACCGATGAGCtgaaataaatctaaatgaaagtatttttacatcatGACTAGGACGTCTTGTGTTTCCCTACAGCGTCTCGTTTCATGAATCTCAGACTATTTCAGAGCTGAAGTGGGATTAAACCCTATAAACGTCTCTTTCCACGTCGGCTGTGATAAGAATAGCTCGTTCCTCGGTTGCCACAGATGCCTTTTCACGGTGTTTTCACTGCGGTCACAGCCATGAGCTGGACTTCATAAATCAGACCTTTTCCTTTCAAGGTGTGCAGATGGACGGGGAGGTTTGGGCACTAAACCACTGGCTGCACAAACATTGAACTCCTTTAAAAGTTCCTCTGAACAGGTCACTGCGTCTCACCAGGCGTCTAAAAGTCTAGTTTTCATGACATGAGGGGACAGATcctgcagaaaacaaagagtCCTCTCTGTAATCCAATGCAACGAGCTTCTCCAGAGGATGCACCAAGGAGGACATGGTGCGTAAAAGTTGATCCAAAACGCGGATCAACTTTTACGCACCATGTTTGCAGTGATGTGAAGTGAaataaacttgatttttttgcatgtttttacttGTGCACTTGAAATACATtaagcttattaaaaaaaaaaaagcaggatgAATGTGAGGAATGGCATTTATTTGTGGCTGCGCCGCAGAACAGTTGCGTCTGTATGCAGGAAAAAGCGAATAAAACATCTGTATAATTAAGGCTGCAGCACAAGTGAAGTGGGCTATTTCTGCACATGTGCTgcgaaaacaaacaaaaaagtaacaCGGAATAGTAAAAGACAAACAGGAGGCTGTCTCCTGCGGCGTGGAGCCCATAAATTGTGAGCAGGTCTGCGTTTCACCCCaaaaaagttgaacttttttatttctttaacaaaGTTCAAGTTGAGTGATTTCACCTTCATGCTCTCTTGTAGTTGCACTTTTTGGATTCattcttaaagaaaaaatgcaacattttgacaaaaagcaGACAGAGTGCTTCTCCTACACAAACCCACTGCAAACATTCACATCTTTAGCATCAAATCCAACTTGAATTAGACACAATGCTGCACAAGGTACAACACACATTCAATACTTTATTCTGCACAtctttgtgtgtcagtttgcatatatattcatgttattttcTGGAGAAATAACATGAATCAGcataactttttatttctttaacaaaaGTTCAAGTTGAGTGATTTCACCTTTACTGCTCTCTCTTGTTGCACTTTTTGGATTCattcttaaagaaaaaatgcaacattttgacaaaaagcaGACAGAGTGCTTCTCCTACACAAACCCACTGCAAACATTCACATCTTTAGCATCAAATCCAACTTGaattagttttatttctttaacaaaaGCTCAAGT
This window encodes:
- the LOC129111522 gene encoding indian hedgehog B protein-like, giving the protein MLLPALVTCLAGCAFLLSPGSEGCGPGRGYGKRRSPRKLAPLSYKQFSPNVAEKTLGASGRYEGKITRNSERFKELTPNYNPDIIFKDEENTGADRMMTQRCKDKLNSLAISVMNLWPGVRLRVTEGWDEDGHHSEESLHYEGRAVDITTSDRDRNKYAMLARLAVEAGFDWVYYESKAHIHCSVKSDHSVAAKSGGCFPGEASVTLASGVQKSIVDLRPGERVLASAGSDGELVYSEVLVFLDRDPVTWKLFYTLHTEAGARLSLTAAHLIFVTEGNCSEGAPASHSALRTMYASDAQPGQCVLVSQGEAGRGRLSRITRVSMTEGRGAFAPLTQQGTLVVDGVVASCYAVVDQHSLAHWAFSPLRLIHSWTGSTWSHGDGIHWYSRLLHWLGGMLLDSGRLHPLGVAQDDR